GAGTTATATTTTTCCCAGGTCATGTCTTCCTTTTGCATATAGTACGCATATTTATTTTCATTATCTGCCGTATGAACTTCTATTTCTTTATTCGGGTTTTCAAGAATCTTTACAATACGTTCACCCTCAGCAAATTCAGGAAAGGTTATACTTTTTTCCATATACCTTCCCATACTTCCATTTTTCTTGTCCTCTGTCTGTTTGGTACTGGTGTTCACATCACCTTGTCCTTTGTCACTTTTACTGCAACCAAGTACACTTGCTGTAATAATGATAAGAATTAGTAGATATGCTGTTATTTTCTTCATAATTAGCTCCCATCTGCGATTTTTGGTCTCATTCAAAATCAAGGGTTGAATAAGAATGTTATACGGCACCCTTTAAAATGTATATTTCCTCTCAACCTTGCCACTATGTAGTTTTTTGTTACTAAAGACCTTGGCCTTTCATAATTAACTTGTTTTGATTTCTTACTAAGAATAACAGACAAATCTCTAAAAATTCTCTAAGGATTAAAGATTTATAAAAAATCTACTTTTACTGGCAGGTATTACTTACAGGAAAACTTATACAAAAGGTTGCTCCGCCACCTGTAGTGTCATTTAAAAAGATGTTTCCTCCCTGTAGTTCGACCAGCTCCTTTGCAATACTAAGTCCCAGTCCAAAGTGTTTCTTATCATTTCTCGATTTATCTTCCCGGTAAAAACGCTCAAATACTTTTTTCTTATTTTCTGAAGTTACACCAACTCCGTGGTCTTCTACTTCAAACCACACATTGTTTTTCTTCCTGTAACCTCTTATGACAATATGGGCTCCTGACCCTGAATGAGAAACTGCATTATCAATTAAAATAGCCAATACCTGTTTTAGCCGTTCTCTGTCTCCTTCTATATTTGGCAGAAGCTCCTCTTCCACCTGAAGACACAATTCTTTTCCATGCTCTTTACAAAATGGATAAAATAGATCATACGTTTCAATTAATAAAGTATCTGTGTCAATGTTATCCTTCTTATATAACCAGGTATTAGAATCGGCAGATGCTAATAATAGCAAATCCTCCACCAGATTTGATAACCTCTTACACTCTTTTTCAATTCCCTTTATGTAATGTTCCGCTCTTTCCGGCTCTACCCTTAAGACAGCTGCATTGGCGCAAATCACTGCAAGAGGAGATTTCAATTCATGGGAAGCTGCCGCAATGAACTCTGTCTGACTCCTTCTGCTCTCCTCTACCGGTTTTAAAGATTTTCCTACAACCCATCGGCTGACAAAATACAACCCAAGAATACCAGTACTGCCTAATAAAATTATAAGAAGACTTGACGTTACTCTTCTTGCCAAGCTCTCAGATACGTATTTAAGCAATATAACACTTCGAAACCCTTTCTCAGTCTGTACCACGAAGACTGCTCCTACATATCTGTCATTATAATTTCCTTTTAATTCATATGTTTTACTTTGTTTCTCCTTAACAGATACCAACCTCATTGCAGTATCTATAGTATCCCTTTGTGCCAGCTCTTTTACTTTCTCTACAAGCACTTTTCGTTCAGTGGGTGCCCGCCATGCACCTTTATATAAAAACTCCTCACCATTTTCTTCAATATGAATGATTAATTGGTTGTTGGTTTCTAACTCTGCCATCCATAGATTACTGATAACCGTATCCAGCTGCACGTTTTTAGAAACAGAATTAAAGTCATTTAAGAAACTTTCTTTCTTATTCTTATAAAGTTGCCGTTCACTAATTACCATAACAAAGATCAAAACAGCCACCAGAATTAATCCGCTGGTAAACGTATATAAGAAAATAAGTTTTCTTCTAATAAGATTAAACATTTCTGCTCTCCAGTCTGTAACCAATACCATGTATTGTTTTAATTACAACCTCTGCGTCCAATGCTTTTAACCTCCTGCGAAGAAAGAATATGTAATTATCTATATTGCCGTCTTCTACAAAACAATCCGGTCCCCACACTCTGCCCAGTATCTGTTCTCTAGTTAAAATCACCTCTTTATGCAGAAGAAAAAATTCAAGCAATGCTCCTTCTCTTTTTGAAAGAGATATTTTTTTCTCTCCATTTGATACTATATATGTACTTACATCCAGACATATATTCTGAAACTTTAAAGAATCCAGGTTCTCAATTATCCTTGGCCGTCTTAAAAGAGCCCTGATTCTCGCCTGTAATTCTTCCACAGCAAAGGGTTTCACCAAATAATCATCAGCCCCCCCGTCTAATCCGTCAATACGGTCATTTATTCCATTCATAGCCGTTACCATTATAATCGGCGTTGTATAACCTTTTTTACGGATTTGTTCCATAATCGTAAGTCCATCCATACCCGGAAGCATTCGGTCCAAAATAATAAGGTCATGAGTGAATTTACAAATATAATATAGGGCCTCATCCCCATTATTGCAGATATCAACTTCATATGCTTCCTTTTTTAAGTGTACTATAATTGCCTCACATAATTCTTTATCATCTTCAATCAACAATATCCTCATGGCTTGTCCTTTCCTTCTATTGTTTCATTTA
The nucleotide sequence above comes from Anaerocolumna cellulosilytica. Encoded proteins:
- a CDS encoding response regulator transcription factor, whose protein sequence is MRILLIEDDKELCEAIIVHLKKEAYEVDICNNGDEALYYICKFTHDLIILDRMLPGMDGLTIMEQIRKKGYTTPIIMVTAMNGINDRIDGLDGGADDYLVKPFAVEELQARIRALLRRPRIIENLDSLKFQNICLDVSTYIVSNGEKKISLSKREGALLEFFLLHKEVILTREQILGRVWGPDCFVEDGNIDNYIFFLRRRLKALDAEVVIKTIHGIGYRLESRNV
- a CDS encoding sensor histidine kinase; this translates as MFNLIRRKLIFLYTFTSGLILVAVLIFVMVISERQLYKNKKESFLNDFNSVSKNVQLDTVISNLWMAELETNNQLIIHIEENGEEFLYKGAWRAPTERKVLVEKVKELAQRDTIDTAMRLVSVKEKQSKTYELKGNYNDRYVGAVFVVQTEKGFRSVILLKYVSESLARRVTSSLLIILLGSTGILGLYFVSRWVVGKSLKPVEESRRSQTEFIAAASHELKSPLAVICANAAVLRVEPERAEHYIKGIEKECKRLSNLVEDLLLLASADSNTWLYKKDNIDTDTLLIETYDLFYPFCKEHGKELCLQVEEELLPNIEGDRERLKQVLAILIDNAVSHSGSGAHIVIRGYRKKNNVWFEVEDHGVGVTSENKKKVFERFYREDKSRNDKKHFGLGLSIAKELVELQGGNIFLNDTTGGGATFCISFPVSNTCQ